A portion of the Fusobacterium sp. genome contains these proteins:
- a CDS encoding pyridoxamine 5'-phosphate oxidase family protein: protein MFNEVFKNVLAHNGVVSITTWADGNVHVSNTWNKYLQIVGENKILIPAAWLHKTEKNIKINNQMIVTLGSPDVQGKVGMGTGFVIEGTAVFLDSGNEYDMMKEKFPFLTRVLEITVKNVRQTI from the coding sequence ATGTTTAATGAAGTTTTTAAAAATGTTTTAGCTCATAATGGTGTTGTGTCTATTACAACTTGGGCAGATGGAAATGTACATGTTTCTAATACTTGGAACAAATATTTACAGATTGTAGGTGAAAATAAGATATTAATTCCAGCTGCTTGGCTGCATAAAACTGAAAAAAATATAAAAATAAATAATCAAATGATAGTAACGCTAGGAAGTCCTGATGTTCAAGGTAAGGTAGGAATGGGAACTGGATTTGTGATAGAAGGAACAGCAGTATTTCTTGATTCGGGAAATGAATATGATATGATGAAAGAAAAATTTCCATTTTTGACAAGAGTATTAGAAATAACTGTAAAAAATGTGAGACAAACAATATAG